In a genomic window of Sutcliffiella sp. FSL R7-0096:
- a CDS encoding DNA-directed RNA polymerase subunit beta produces MEQKEPKKSLTREELRKAQKNKASQQEELAATEEQEKPKKLKWRIRLIPIWLRIIIILAVMAVAIIAGAMFGYGVLGGGDPMDVLNKETWQHILDLVKKE; encoded by the coding sequence ATGGAACAAAAAGAACCGAAAAAGAGCTTAACAAGGGAAGAATTGCGCAAAGCTCAAAAGAATAAAGCAAGTCAGCAAGAGGAACTAGCAGCAACGGAAGAGCAAGAGAAGCCGAAAAAGCTTAAATGGCGGATCCGGCTGATTCCTATATGGTTACGCATTATCATCATCCTAGCCGTGATGGCAGTGGCAATTATCGCTGGTGCTATGTTCGGCTATGGTGTACTTGGCGGGGGAGATCCGATGGATGTGCTCAACAAGGAAACTTGGCAGCATATTCTCGACCTAGTTAAGAAAGAATAA
- a CDS encoding flagellar hook-basal body protein: MSRIMLNATNTMNQLQKQLDTIGHNIANVDTIGYKNRQSTFQELLVQQSNNQTLNQYDSVRNTPLGIRMSSGAGLAQTKLNLTQGALKNTDRMLDFALAIEDQFFTVQVTENGQTSTQFTRNGVFYLSPINNNEVMLVTAEGHPVLDSNEQPIVLPENVKDIKLQPEGVILAELNNGQAIARELGMAQVIRPQMLEARPGSLFALPPAGIANPQDVVGFIQGAARQDISLRQGMLEQSNVDLASEMTEMTLMQRSYQFNARSVQFADQMMGLVNGLKS, encoded by the coding sequence ATGAGCAGAATCATGCTGAATGCAACCAATACGATGAATCAGTTACAAAAACAGCTGGACACCATTGGACATAATATCGCAAATGTCGATACCATCGGATATAAGAATCGACAATCCACGTTTCAGGAATTACTTGTCCAACAAAGCAACAACCAGACACTGAACCAATACGACTCCGTCAGGAACACACCTCTTGGGATCCGTATGTCCTCAGGGGCTGGCCTGGCCCAAACGAAGCTGAACCTGACACAAGGCGCTTTGAAAAACACGGATCGTATGCTAGACTTTGCACTAGCGATAGAGGACCAATTCTTCACCGTTCAAGTGACCGAAAACGGACAGACAAGTACACAATTCACGAGAAATGGTGTATTCTATTTATCACCGATCAACAACAACGAAGTGATGCTTGTGACAGCAGAGGGACACCCCGTTCTTGACAGTAACGAACAACCGATCGTCTTGCCGGAAAACGTGAAGGATATCAAGCTTCAACCAGAAGGCGTCATCCTAGCGGAATTAAATAATGGACAAGCAATCGCACGTGAGCTCGGAATGGCACAGGTCATCCGCCCGCAGATGCTTGAAGCAAGACCAGGTTCCCTGTTTGCCCTACCACCAGCAGGAATTGCTAACCCGCAAGATGTGGTTGGGTTCATTCAAGGAGCCGCACGCCAGGACATTAGCTTAAGACAAGGGATGCTTGAGCAGTCCAATGTGGACCTGGCATCAGAGATGACGGAAATGACGCTCATGCAACGCTCGTACCAATTTAACGCACGATCTGTTCAATTCGCCGACCAGATGATGGGGCTTGTGAACGGATTGAAATCATAA
- a CDS encoding rod shape-determining protein, with product MFARDIGIDLGTANVLIHVKGKGIVLNEPSVVAIDTNTGKVLAVGEEARKMVGRTPGNIVAMRPLKDGVIADFEVTEAMLKHFIKKLNVKGFLSKPRILICCPTNITSVEQKAIREAAEKSGGKKIYLEEEPKVAAIGAGMDIFQPSGNMVVDIGGGTTDVAVLSMGDIVTASSIKMAGDKFDAEILQYIKKKYKLLIGERTAENIKIEIATVFPGGRNESIDIRGRDMVSGLPQTITVKSDEIEEALRESVQVIVQAAKSVLERTPPELSADIIDRGVILTGGGALLHGMDQLLADELKVPVLVAEQPMDCVAIGTGIMLDHIDRLPSKSFA from the coding sequence ATGTTTGCAAGGGATATTGGAATTGACCTGGGTACGGCGAACGTACTCATCCACGTAAAAGGGAAAGGCATCGTCCTGAACGAGCCTTCTGTAGTAGCAATTGACACGAACACAGGCAAAGTATTGGCGGTAGGGGAAGAGGCCCGCAAAATGGTTGGCCGTACACCAGGGAACATCGTCGCGATGCGACCGCTAAAGGATGGCGTCATCGCAGACTTCGAAGTAACAGAAGCGATGCTCAAACACTTCATCAAAAAACTGAACGTAAAAGGCTTCCTATCCAAGCCACGCATCCTTATCTGCTGCCCGACGAACATCACATCCGTTGAGCAAAAAGCGATCAGAGAAGCGGCCGAGAAAAGCGGCGGTAAAAAAATCTATCTCGAAGAAGAGCCAAAAGTCGCAGCAATCGGAGCGGGAATGGACATCTTCCAACCGAGCGGTAACATGGTAGTCGACATCGGTGGCGGAACAACGGATGTAGCCGTACTATCCATGGGTGACATCGTAACGGCATCTTCCATTAAAATGGCCGGCGACAAATTCGACGCTGAAATCCTTCAGTACATCAAAAAGAAGTACAAGCTTCTGATCGGTGAGCGCACAGCTGAGAACATCAAAATCGAAATCGCAACCGTTTTCCCTGGCGGACGTAACGAGTCCATCGACATCCGCGGACGCGACATGGTGAGCGGGCTTCCACAGACCATCACTGTGAAATCCGATGAGATCGAAGAAGCACTAAGGGAATCCGTCCAAGTGATCGTTCAAGCAGCAAAAAGCGTCCTAGAACGCACACCGCCTGAACTATCCGCAGACATCATCGACCGCGGCGTCATCCTGACAGGTGGAGGAGCACTCCTACACGGAATGGACCAACTCCTAGCAGACGAACTAAAAGTACCAGTCCTAGTCGCAGAACAACCAATGGACTGCGTAGCAATCGGCACTGGCATCATGCTCGACCACATTGATCGTTTGCCAAGCAAAAGCTTTGCCTAA
- a CDS encoding GntR family transcriptional regulator — translation MDAYSFIKEAIIQGKFEPGERLAEETLAKEMKISRTPVREAIKQLSAEGLVIPMKRGVSVRQFTKEDIRQIYDLRTLLEGYAASQAATYRTSEDIIKLEEANQFYEKAIEEYVEGDEQGLLEVVQHNQQFHEAIVAAAKNTHIHFHLSKVVVVPVVFRSFYWYNAFQMRQSLEVHKTILEAIRNRETERARIAMHEHIYQGRDHVLKHLEEIKNSHLLKEALE, via the coding sequence ATGGATGCATACAGTTTTATAAAAGAAGCCATTATTCAAGGGAAATTCGAGCCCGGGGAAAGACTTGCTGAAGAGACACTTGCAAAGGAAATGAAAATCAGCCGGACTCCTGTCAGGGAGGCCATCAAGCAGCTATCTGCGGAAGGGTTGGTCATCCCGATGAAGCGTGGCGTAAGTGTCCGGCAATTCACCAAAGAAGACATCAGGCAAATTTACGATTTACGGACATTATTAGAAGGGTATGCTGCAAGCCAAGCTGCCACTTACCGTACTAGTGAAGACATCATTAAATTAGAGGAAGCCAATCAGTTTTATGAAAAGGCAATAGAAGAATATGTAGAGGGAGATGAACAGGGTTTATTAGAGGTTGTCCAGCATAATCAACAGTTTCATGAAGCAATTGTTGCCGCTGCGAAAAATACCCATATACACTTCCACTTATCCAAGGTTGTCGTGGTACCTGTCGTGTTTCGCTCCTTCTATTGGTATAACGCTTTTCAGATGAGGCAATCGCTTGAAGTCCATAAGACTATTCTCGAGGCAATTAGAAATAGAGAAACAGAGCGTGCACGGATTGCCATGCATGAACATATCTACCAAGGAAGAGATCATGTCTTAAAGCACTTGGAAGAAATCAAAAATAGTCATCTACTAAAGGAGGCATTAGAATGA
- a CDS encoding DUF4309 domain-containing protein, whose translation MVFQTSADAPLEISEETKEKKNEEEMLSELGVPESEFWQGDWLVPEDSPFVGNLIIYNETEEGFDFHITVKNNEPMKTENSSKLRISSKVTSGYANKDGFVALSDKDPNGCELTFRFGKERILVTESEECADPDFTVDYNQTFTPPETFVIDEHFLESIKQGKFTPEGYGIGNSIRSIIHELGEPDAEIQRNEASYTIYSNIGYGTTAGDNIVGLLTVIRPEKLTPTDIEELLGEPEQQGLNELEGLYFYYYIIENEYELYFEFIPEEKTLLRFHLREFKLM comes from the coding sequence ATGGTTTTTCAAACAAGTGCGGATGCACCATTAGAAATATCAGAAGAAACGAAAGAAAAGAAAAATGAAGAAGAAATGCTTTCTGAGTTGGGGGTTCCCGAGTCAGAATTTTGGCAGGGGGATTGGTTGGTCCCTGAAGATTCACCTTTTGTCGGAAATCTCATAATTTATAATGAAACAGAGGAAGGCTTTGATTTTCATATAACAGTGAAAAATAATGAACCTATGAAGACTGAAAACTCTTCAAAACTAAGAATTTCCTCAAAGGTTACAAGTGGATACGCAAATAAGGATGGATTTGTCGCGCTTTCCGATAAAGATCCAAATGGTTGCGAGCTCACTTTCCGTTTTGGGAAGGAACGTATACTAGTGACAGAGTCAGAGGAATGTGCCGATCCCGATTTCACCGTTGACTACAATCAAACATTTACCCCTCCGGAAACCTTTGTCATTGATGAGCATTTTTTAGAAAGCATCAAGCAAGGTAAATTCACTCCAGAAGGTTATGGCATAGGAAATTCGATCAGGAGCATCATCCATGAGCTTGGTGAACCAGATGCTGAAATCCAGCGTAATGAAGCTTCTTACACCATTTATTCCAATATCGGCTACGGCACAACTGCGGGAGACAATATAGTTGGTTTACTCACTGTCATCCGCCCTGAAAAGCTGACACCAACTGATATCGAAGAGCTATTGGGCGAGCCGGAACAACAAGGTCTAAATGAACTAGAGGGGTTATATTTCTATTACTACATAATTGAGAATGAATATGAATTATATTTCGAATTCATACCAGAAGAAAAAACTTTATTGCGTTTCCATTTAAGAGAGTTTAAGTTGATGTAG
- the fabZ gene encoding 3-hydroxyacyl-ACP dehydratase FabZ: protein MLDINEIKEIIPHRYPFLLVDRIIEIEEGQRAIGLKNVTANEEFFNGHFPQFPVMPGVLIVEALAQVGAVAMLKKEENKGRLAFFTGIDNCRFKRQVVPGDQLRLEVEMTRVRGSIGKGKGTATVDGQLVCELEMMFALGQKQ, encoded by the coding sequence ATGCTTGATATTAACGAAATTAAAGAAATCATTCCCCATAGATATCCATTTCTTTTGGTCGACAGAATCATCGAAATCGAAGAAGGCCAACGTGCCATCGGCCTCAAAAACGTAACTGCCAACGAAGAATTCTTCAACGGGCACTTCCCGCAGTTCCCGGTAATGCCTGGTGTCCTGATTGTGGAAGCACTTGCTCAAGTTGGAGCGGTAGCAATGTTGAAAAAAGAAGAAAACAAAGGACGCCTGGCTTTCTTCACAGGTATCGACAACTGCCGTTTCAAAAGGCAAGTAGTACCTGGGGACCAGCTTCGCCTTGAGGTCGAAATGACTAGAGTGCGTGGCAGCATCGGTAAAGGCAAGGGAACGGCTACGGTTGACGGCCAACTTGTCTGCGAATTAGAAATGATGTTTGCCTTAGGACAAAAGCAATAA
- a CDS encoding 3'-5' exonuclease, giving the protein MFLFAKKHYFPSNLAENLPLSTPVDKLEFTVFDTETTGFNVAKEDRLIELGAVKIKNLQVIEDSTYQTYINPNRQIPREITELTGITKEQTEEAPTALMAIEDLRDFAAGQSACFVGHYVAFDMQAIQAELKRHNLTWKSPKAIDTLNLIGYIAPSYDMRDLEKYARDFGTRIYQRHSALGDALTTAFLFTELLQICQERGIKTWGDLLNIGIN; this is encoded by the coding sequence ATGTTTCTATTCGCAAAAAAGCATTATTTCCCGAGCAATTTAGCAGAAAATTTACCGCTTTCCACACCTGTCGACAAACTCGAATTCACTGTCTTCGATACAGAAACGACCGGCTTCAACGTGGCAAAAGAGGACCGACTCATAGAACTGGGCGCCGTTAAAATAAAGAACCTGCAAGTCATAGAAGACAGTACATACCAAACCTATATTAACCCGAATCGACAAATTCCTCGGGAAATTACTGAACTAACTGGCATTACAAAGGAACAAACAGAGGAAGCACCAACAGCGCTGATGGCAATTGAAGACCTGAGGGATTTCGCAGCCGGACAGTCCGCTTGCTTTGTCGGTCACTACGTCGCCTTCGATATGCAAGCGATACAGGCAGAATTAAAACGCCACAACTTAACCTGGAAAAGCCCTAAAGCCATTGATACGCTCAACCTTATCGGCTATATCGCCCCTAGCTACGACATGCGTGATCTTGAAAAATACGCCAGGGACTTCGGCACAAGAATCTACCAACGCCATTCAGCCTTAGGCGACGCGCTAACCACGGCATTCCTGTTCACGGAGCTACTTCAAATCTGCCAAGAACGGGGAATTAAGACATGGGGGGACCTGTTGAATATTGGGATTAATTAA
- a CDS encoding nuclease-related domain-containing protein codes for MLLFLNLFKKKTSIVPKRPATISSPNTQNTMEQVAARKGEIGEYKIDIQLDQLPKDYRYLSDLLIKNPRAKSGYSQVDHVVMTSFGIFVIETKNYQGTIYGGKDRKTWLVNGKFKMMNPFVQNYGHIMALTSLIDKKYHDLFISMVSFTKRCTFRVGLDFRKIASNEIIVYDIELSEFLHRKVSVLKIHHKEPLLNERDISSIYTAFSNANITDSAFREEHKRLLRTEVSTVGSSRNCSICDKPVSDKVQAFCLSNKRFKGKIYCFDHQKMID; via the coding sequence ATGCTATTATTCCTAAACTTATTTAAAAAGAAAACGAGTATAGTGCCAAAAAGGCCAGCTACCATTAGCTCACCGAACACGCAAAACACTATGGAACAGGTTGCTGCTAGAAAAGGAGAAATAGGAGAATACAAGATTGATATCCAACTTGATCAGCTTCCAAAGGATTACCGATATTTAAGTGATCTATTAATAAAAAATCCTAGAGCAAAGTCTGGATATTCGCAGGTGGACCATGTTGTGATGACCTCTTTTGGGATATTTGTCATTGAAACCAAAAATTATCAAGGGACTATTTATGGTGGGAAAGACAGAAAGACATGGTTGGTTAATGGGAAGTTTAAAATGATGAACCCTTTTGTACAGAACTATGGTCATATCATGGCACTAACTTCACTTATTGATAAAAAGTATCATGATTTATTTATATCGATGGTTTCTTTTACAAAGCGCTGCACATTTAGAGTGGGTCTAGATTTTCGTAAAATAGCATCCAACGAAATTATCGTATACGATATTGAGCTGTCAGAGTTTCTTCACAGGAAGGTCTCTGTATTGAAGATTCATCATAAGGAGCCTCTGCTAAACGAGCGTGACATTTCTAGCATTTATACTGCTTTTTCTAACGCAAATATTACCGACTCCGCATTTAGAGAAGAACATAAGCGCCTATTAAGGACTGAGGTATCAACAGTTGGCAGTAGCCGTAATTGTTCTATTTGTGATAAACCTGTTTCGGATAAGGTTCAGGCATTTTGTTTATCAAATAAAAGATTCAAAGGGAAAATCTATTGTTTTGATCATCAAAAAATGATCGACTAG
- a CDS encoding BsuPI-related putative proteinase inhibitor codes for MSNILVKEMIAMGVLWMGLEAKLTYSESGPDSVMLHFVVENTGDVGEKVTFRSGQRYDYILYRDGARVEQFSEGKMFTMIYEEIMVEAGQELSFDIPLKNLQPGRHKVCVWLADSDWPGVRDRLEFDV; via the coding sequence TTGTCGAATATTTTAGTAAAGGAAATGATAGCGATGGGAGTGTTGTGGATGGGTTTGGAAGCAAAGTTAACGTATTCGGAAAGTGGTCCTGATTCAGTGATGTTGCATTTTGTCGTAGAAAATACTGGTGATGTTGGTGAGAAGGTGACCTTCCGTAGTGGGCAGCGATATGACTATATTTTGTATCGGGATGGCGCACGGGTTGAGCAATTTTCAGAAGGCAAGATGTTCACGATGATTTATGAGGAAATTATGGTGGAGGCCGGGCAGGAATTAAGTTTTGATATTCCGCTGAAGAATCTGCAACCTGGTCGGCATAAGGTATGTGTGTGGCTGGCTGATTCGGATTGGCCTGGGGTGAGGGATCGATTGGAATTTGATGTATAA
- a CDS encoding flagellar hook-basal body protein, with the protein MLRGFHTATAGMISQQRRMEMLSNNLSNANTPGYKADQSSLRAFPELLLKKMEQANIPTTKPISFSQNQTIGTLHTGVYMQETAPKQTQGDMRQTGNQTDLAILNQNLPEGASIFFAVENQDGTPRYTRNGNFAIDQQGYLTTNNGLYVLDENNTRIQLESDTFELQQDGTIIENGVINTRIGIALAPNANDLTRDNNGLYRLQNGQALPSAINNPGIAFQVLQGHIERSNVDTAQTMADMTAAFRAFEANQKIIQAYDMSMQKAANEIGRIN; encoded by the coding sequence ATGTTACGTGGATTCCACACAGCAACAGCAGGTATGATTTCGCAGCAGCGCCGTATGGAAATGCTCTCAAACAACCTGTCCAATGCCAACACACCGGGCTATAAAGCCGACCAGTCATCCTTGCGGGCTTTCCCTGAACTCCTCCTGAAAAAAATGGAGCAGGCGAACATTCCGACTACAAAACCAATTTCATTCTCCCAAAACCAAACGATCGGGACTCTACATACAGGTGTCTACATGCAGGAAACGGCACCGAAGCAAACACAAGGAGATATGCGCCAAACAGGCAACCAGACCGACCTGGCAATCCTGAACCAAAACCTTCCTGAAGGAGCAAGCATCTTCTTCGCTGTAGAAAACCAGGACGGCACACCAAGATACACGAGAAACGGCAACTTTGCCATTGACCAGCAAGGCTACCTGACCACCAACAATGGCCTTTATGTTCTTGATGAAAATAACACAAGGATCCAACTGGAGTCCGACACCTTCGAACTCCAGCAGGATGGAACCATCATAGAAAACGGCGTCATCAACACACGTATCGGAATTGCGCTTGCACCTAATGCCAATGACCTTACACGAGACAACAACGGCTTGTATCGACTTCAAAACGGCCAAGCGCTCCCAAGCGCCATCAATAACCCAGGCATAGCTTTCCAAGTGCTGCAAGGTCATATTGAACGCTCCAATGTCGACACGGCCCAAACCATGGCAGACATGACCGCTGCCTTCCGTGCTTTTGAAGCCAATCAAAAAATCATCCAAGCATATGACATGAGCATGCAAAAAGCGGCCAACGAAATCGGACGGATTAACTAA
- a CDS encoding hydroxymethylglutaryl-CoA lyase: MIEICEVGPRDGLQNECNILPTKDKVEMITRLIDAGIRNIEAVSFVNPKVVPQMADAEEVMALIPKREDVRYGGLVLSASGLKRALETEVDFLHVVTTTSDSFNLKNVKRTVDQAVAELTVVIQEGVAAGKGVAGVLGTAFGCPFEGEVPLSNVLRTAEKFLEAGCTEITLADTTGMANPQQVQQVVDAFYQAFGEDLSLGLHFHNTRGLGLANKLVGYQAGVRRFDSSIAGLGGCPFAPKAVGNVCTEDMVNMFHGMGVETNTDLEKLLDLSRHLESTIGRTLDGMLMKAE, encoded by the coding sequence ATGATTGAAATTTGTGAAGTTGGCCCACGAGACGGTTTACAAAACGAATGCAATATACTCCCCACCAAGGATAAGGTAGAGATGATTACTAGACTGATTGATGCAGGGATACGGAACATAGAGGCTGTTTCTTTCGTCAATCCAAAAGTGGTTCCGCAAATGGCGGATGCCGAAGAAGTGATGGCGCTCATTCCTAAACGGGAGGATGTTCGGTATGGGGGCTTGGTTTTGAGTGCTTCGGGTTTGAAGCGGGCACTGGAGACAGAGGTGGATTTCTTGCATGTTGTTACCACGACTAGTGACAGCTTTAACCTTAAAAATGTGAAGAGAACCGTAGATCAGGCTGTTGCTGAGTTGACGGTTGTGATACAAGAAGGTGTCGCGGCAGGCAAGGGAGTTGCTGGTGTACTCGGCACTGCCTTTGGTTGTCCTTTTGAAGGAGAGGTTCCCCTTTCCAATGTTCTCCGGACTGCAGAAAAGTTCCTAGAAGCAGGTTGCACGGAAATCACATTGGCTGACACTACAGGCATGGCGAACCCACAGCAAGTTCAACAGGTGGTTGATGCTTTTTACCAAGCATTTGGGGAGGATTTATCTTTAGGATTACACTTTCATAATACGCGCGGTTTGGGTCTTGCGAATAAACTTGTAGGTTACCAAGCAGGCGTTAGGAGATTCGACTCCTCTATCGCTGGTCTTGGAGGATGTCCTTTTGCACCTAAAGCGGTTGGGAATGTCTGCACGGAAGACATGGTCAACATGTTCCATGGGATGGGTGTTGAGACTAATACTGACCTAGAGAAACTACTTGATTTATCCAGACATCTAGAATCCACTATTGGCAGGACATTAGACGGCATGCTTATGAAGGCGGAATAA
- a CDS encoding CoA transferase, with protein sequence MTKQRLPLEDIRVIELGTLLAGPFTGRLLGDFGAEVIKVEPPGKSDPMRNWGKSRDGVGLWWPIQSRNKKSITLNLREEEGQAVLKELIKEADVLIENFRPGTMEKWNLSYEVLSEINPKLVMVRTSGYGQTGPYKHRAGFGSVGEAMGGLRNVTGFPDRPPSRIGVSVGDTLAALFATIGCLVAIHEREHSGIGQVVDTALYESVFSIMESIIPDYLLADYVRERMGNILPGVAPSNIYFTKDKTYIVIGANADGVFRRLCEAMEQPELADDGRFATHHARGENMKLLDSMIEEWTKTLPAKEALAILEEKGVPSGLIYTAKDILEDPHYQEREMILKLEHPELGEFPMPGIVPKLSRTPGEVKHVGAEKMGKDNEDIYKELLGFSEEKLAVLQEKNII encoded by the coding sequence ATGACAAAACAACGACTACCTTTAGAAGATATCCGTGTCATTGAACTTGGCACCCTTTTGGCAGGTCCTTTCACTGGCAGGTTGTTGGGGGATTTCGGGGCAGAAGTGATTAAAGTGGAGCCCCCGGGAAAATCAGATCCAATGCGTAACTGGGGTAAATCAAGGGACGGGGTAGGTTTATGGTGGCCCATTCAATCCAGGAACAAAAAATCCATCACACTTAATTTAAGAGAAGAAGAAGGACAGGCTGTACTAAAGGAGTTGATCAAGGAAGCGGATGTACTTATCGAAAATTTCCGGCCAGGAACGATGGAAAAATGGAACCTTTCCTATGAAGTCCTATCCGAAATTAATCCAAAGCTTGTTATGGTCAGGACATCAGGCTACGGACAAACAGGTCCATACAAGCACCGTGCCGGCTTTGGCAGTGTAGGCGAAGCAATGGGAGGCCTCCGCAATGTCACTGGTTTTCCAGATCGACCGCCTTCCCGCATCGGTGTATCGGTGGGAGACACCTTGGCAGCTTTGTTCGCAACAATCGGGTGCCTTGTAGCTATTCATGAACGAGAACATTCCGGTATAGGGCAAGTAGTGGACACTGCGCTTTATGAATCAGTATTTTCCATCATGGAAAGCATCATTCCAGACTACCTGCTTGCAGACTATGTGAGGGAAAGAATGGGCAACATCCTGCCAGGAGTGGCACCTTCCAATATATATTTTACAAAAGACAAAACGTATATTGTCATCGGTGCAAACGCAGATGGAGTGTTCCGCCGCTTATGTGAGGCAATGGAGCAACCGGAACTTGCCGACGATGGTAGATTTGCGACCCACCATGCCAGAGGCGAAAATATGAAACTACTAGATTCCATGATTGAAGAATGGACCAAAACATTGCCGGCAAAAGAGGCCCTGGCTATCTTGGAAGAGAAAGGGGTACCTTCCGGACTCATCTATACAGCAAAAGACATTTTAGAAGATCCTCATTACCAGGAGCGCGAGATGATTTTAAAGCTTGAACACCCTGAACTGGGCGAATTCCCCATGCCAGGCATCGTCCCTAAACTTAGCCGGACACCAGGGGAAGTAAAGCATGTTGGTGCTGAAAAGATGGGGAAAGACAACGAAGATATTTACAAGGAGTTACTGGGATTTAGTGAGGAGAAGCTAGCAGTCCTGCAGGAAAAAAACATTATTTAA
- the spoIIID gene encoding sporulation transcriptional regulator SpoIIID, translated as MHDYIKERTIKIGKYIVETKKTVRVIAKEFGVSKSTVHKDLTERLPEINPDLANEVKTILDYHKSIRHLRGGEATKMKYKKEEETVK; from the coding sequence GTGCACGATTACATCAAAGAGAGAACTATCAAGATTGGAAAGTATATCGTGGAGACGAAGAAAACAGTTCGCGTGATTGCGAAAGAATTTGGCGTTTCCAAAAGTACTGTCCATAAGGACTTGACCGAAAGACTGCCGGAGATCAACCCAGACTTAGCGAATGAAGTGAAAACAATCCTTGATTACCATAAATCCATCAGGCATTTGCGGGGCGGCGAAGCAACCAAGATGAAGTACAAGAAGGAAGAGGAAACGGTAAAATAA